GTTGATGGTGGGCGATGACAGAAAGCGCAGGGCTCAGGCTGCGATGCAGAGTTGCTCGAGACGCACCATCGCTTCCACGAGATCGCCTTCCGAAAGCCGGCGTTCGAAATTGCGGATGTGCGGTGCGGTAAGGGTGAGTGCGGCAATCGTGGACAACTGCCGCGCAGAAGGCGCGGCAAGGCCGAGCTCGGGCAAGCCCGTGGGCAGACCCACGGCGCGGTAAAAGGCGAACTGCTCGGCCATGAAGGCATCGGAGCGCTTCTCGAGCACGAACTGGACGAGCAACGCATAGGCGACCTGGCGACCATGCAAGGCGTCTGCTGTTTCCGGCACGGCCGTCAAGCCGCGCGTCATGGAATGCGCGACCGACAAGCCGGTGCCCTCGAACCCGATGCCGGCCAGCAGGATGCAAGCTTCGACGAGCGCCTCGAAGGCCGCGTCGGGCCGGCGGGCACGCGCTGCGGCCAGGCCGGCGACCGCATTGCGACGCACCGTCTCGTCGCACGTCTCTGCAAGCTTTGCCGCGAGCAGCGTCGCCTGGCCGCCGAACAGGTTGAGCCCGCCAGCGCCGATGCACTGCGCCGCCTCGTAGCGCTTAACGATCGCGTCGCCGATGCCCGAGACCAGCAAGTCGACCGGCGCCGCAGCGAGGATCGCGGTGTCGACCACGACCGCGTCCGGGTTGCGCGGCAGCTTTTCGACGCTCAGCAGACGGTGATGCTCGTCGTAGAGCAAAAAGACGCGGCTGGTGGGGCCGTCATTCGAGGGCGCCGTCGGCAAGGTGATGAGCCGCGTGCCGAGGGCGCACGCCACAGCCTTGCCCGCGTCCACACCCTTGCCGCCACCCGCGGCGATCACCACCTCGGGCTGCCACGCCTGCTGGGCACTGGCCATGCGTTTCACACTTGCGGGCGTGAGGTCGCCGGTGAACGAGACGGACGAGAACACGAGCCCACTGGCTTCGACGCTTTGCCGCACGCGCGGCGCGAACAGGCGCTCGACGGCGGCGTCTGAGACGAACAGCACGTTCCGGCCTAGTCCTGCAGCGATGTCGCCGATACGCAAGGACGCGTCCGGCCCTTGTACGTACAGCGCCGGCGCGCCGAGGATGCGAAGGGTGTCACCCATCGTTCAGGTCTCGACCGGAACGGCCACACCGGCCATCTCGCATGAGTTGGCGGGCTCAGAGACGGTGGCGCGCTGCATGTCGCGCTTCCAGCGCAGGTCGTCGAACTCCGTGCCGCGGTGCATGGTGCAGCGGTTGTCCCAGATCAGCAGGTCGTGCTGGCGCCAGCGGTGGGTGTAGACAAACTGCCGTTGCGTGGCATGCGCTGTCAGCGTCTCCAGCAGCTCGGCGGCCTCGGCGTCGGGTAGGCCGAACACGCGGCCGGCGTGCGACGCCAGGTAGAGCGACTTTCGGCCGTTCTCGGGAATCGTGCGCACCATGACCTGGGGCACCGGCGGCAGCGCGGCGTGCTCCTCGTCCGAGAACGCGGTGAAGCCGAGTTTGGCGCGCGAGGTGAAGATCGAATGCTCCACGATCAGGCCGTCGATGCGCTTCTTCATCGTGTCCGGCAGCGCATCGTAGGCCGCACGCATATCGGCGAATTCGGTGTGGCCCCCGATGGGCGCTACCGTGCGGCCGTACAGCAGCGACGCCTTGGCAGGGATCTTGCGGAAGGTGCTGTCGGTGTGCCACAGGCGGTTGCCCAGCTGGAACATGCGCTGGCGGCTGGTTTCGCCCCAGACCCGGTTGTTGGCGTCAAGGTTGGAGACATCGGCGATGTCTTCGCGAATGCGCAATGCCTCGTCGGTGCGGTGCTTCTGGATGGTGGTTTCCAGCGGGCCGAAGATTGTCGCGAAGTCGACATGTTGCTGTTGCGTCATCGTCTGCTCCGGAAAGATCAGCACGGCGTACTTCCAGAACGCCTGCTTGATCGCTTCCCGGTCTTCGAGCGACAGCGGCCGCGACAGGTCAACGTCGCCGATTTCGGCCACAAAGTTGGATGCAATGGGGTAGATGCTCAGCGCCATGGTCCTTG
Above is a window of Variovorax sp. RA8 DNA encoding:
- a CDS encoding glycerol dehydrogenase, coding for MGDTLRILGAPALYVQGPDASLRIGDIAAGLGRNVLFVSDAAVERLFAPRVRQSVEASGLVFSSVSFTGDLTPASVKRMASAQQAWQPEVVIAAGGGKGVDAGKAVACALGTRLITLPTAPSNDGPTSRVFLLYDEHHRLLSVEKLPRNPDAVVVDTAILAAAPVDLLVSGIGDAIVKRYEAAQCIGAGGLNLFGGQATLLAAKLAETCDETVRRNAVAGLAAARARRPDAAFEALVEACILLAGIGFEGTGLSVAHSMTRGLTAVPETADALHGRQVAYALLVQFVLEKRSDAFMAEQFAFYRAVGLPTGLPELGLAAPSARQLSTIAALTLTAPHIRNFERRLSEGDLVEAMVRLEQLCIAA
- a CDS encoding TauD/TfdA dioxygenase family protein, which translates into the protein MPPNTWHASRVPLMFHAKIASQTRSETRTMALSIYPIASNFVAEIGDVDLSRPLSLEDREAIKQAFWKYAVLIFPEQTMTQQQHVDFATIFGPLETTIQKHRTDEALRIREDIADVSNLDANNRVWGETSRQRMFQLGNRLWHTDSTFRKIPAKASLLYGRTVAPIGGHTEFADMRAAYDALPDTMKKRIDGLIVEHSIFTSRAKLGFTAFSDEEHAALPPVPQVMVRTIPENGRKSLYLASHAGRVFGLPDAEAAELLETLTAHATQRQFVYTHRWRQHDLLIWDNRCTMHRGTEFDDLRWKRDMQRATVSEPANSCEMAGVAVPVET